The following are encoded together in the Theileria orientalis strain Shintoku DNA, chromosome 1, complete genome genome:
- a CDS encoding autoaggregation-mediating protein translates to MTLYETIELWNNINSKRNYKSELTCYSKSEHFNESKEHKELELKSLREKLFEISEPNCTLEEKYIKASGPGGQKINKSAICDQLIYSNQSGSIKIVIKCKKHRTLMLNRIEATKILISRIEEMKENEIAELKKENFREAIKNRKLTEKEKKIRMIFKRHRAIKKKASTLRSESPLYSKYNVKLEKSKNAVSRLKPKAWKLGKKGRVGNRSKKIETLEELFATDNDVQRLIKEKNAYARYTSEMRNPILKKIAHDNQLKSREKIKKLAKRAERKSIKYMKKLLKKVKLKEAKLLESSKNAVEVSKWKEKEKENKNADEKNHAYEKSVSSDNEKVKVYRRSKITERELRSLPLKAPGIRALEPDSADVSVEEVESLIKLGYDGIVDMNSLFTEKGEANKSSRSRKEDENNAESKELEAEEKSGTSEKMMHKNKVSFESLGMYDEKLIRTLKIKGISRPTETQSRFMPELNKMLQKEKGDKGVNVKSSIIHASTGSGKTLTYMLPILQSCYNESIPMLTQGSTYSLSNNAGGDASGYESTLTYTRKLLNQDILVICPSLELCVQSCNVAKQISEGYESMEMKTEIKPTLLIGNANIAYQKKNIKKINGVKLEDYKEAKEVIEKNIEEYALSRGSAEPEGEVKRTVGMYFATPGRLYSILYKHKLLNISNFKYIVMDEYDSYLENRNTNRNEDGDVSGSESVDGNIKNKQTRELIENMFDKLRNQNKLEDNEYEEYGEKEEEHEEAFRSLRRKYVVCVSASDNIEMMPEELKKQFKSLKGKKRKLEGELTVESRENEKGEGKKGRSVEKSYEFPKNILHTMAIYSVPDAKLSLLRKILKSVPYNKSVLIFCDSNGTASFLNKYLSGIFKDASIELLNSVQNRLSRKKAFTNIIQTNIDNTNLYNINKKTTRLVKDILISTRLNSRGIDFSGYTHVINYDLPHGKIGGTKNSICRHGLIHTQERKDRKSRKPRNLHKPSGVEEFPSLQKSNRRPPAASVPQNRSEQRVVGDEKVEEMDILPTNVSSFRTSGYWNQFYSNPKLKEFEWYPVDASKTNVYIDIRDILEKFYKCIAERDVGSGIEELKESVVVNIGCGNSNLSDVLLDEGFKNIYNLDFSQQVLDEMKEKSGDGAYFVNVDVSKKEYEEFGVQLNEKHGETPKIIVDKAFMDAFVSVDENESRELIKTRAKIYLENTFKMMRERDVFIIISVSQDYVVAELMRNLLMKKMYVDVYPLYKKAERKAHMIQFIYAIYKYEEKGRRVRKQCVMKDMPNMPSEEFEMGQLLSRKYE, encoded by the exons atgacTTTGTATGAAACTATTGAATTATGGAATA aTATAAACTCGAAAAGGAATTATAAATCTGAGTTGACTTGTTATTCTAAATCGGaacattttaatgaatCTAAGGAACATAAGGAATTGGAGCTTAAATCACTGAGAGAAAAACTATTTGAAATATCAGAACCGAATTGTACATTAGAAGAAAAGTACATAAAAGCAAGTGGACCAGGAGGAcagaagataaataaatcggCAATTTGTGATCAGTTAATATATTCAAACCAGTCCGGAAGCATTAAAATAGTCATTAAGTGTAAGAAGCACAGAACACTAATGTTGAATAGAATAGAAGCAACAAAGATATTAATTTCCCGAATCGAGGAAAtgaaagaaaatgaaattgcagaactgaagaaggaaaacTTTAGAGAAGCAATTAAAAACAGGAAACTGAcggagaaggaaaagaaaataagaatgATATTTAAAAGACATAGAGcaataaagaagaaagCAAG CACGCTGAGGAGCGAGAGCCCATTGTACAGCAAGTATAATGTAAAACTggaaaaaagtaaaaatgcAGTTAGTAGATTGAAGCCTAAGGCATGGAAATTAGGAAAAAAAGGTAGAGTAGGTAATCGcagtaaaaaaatagagaCCCTGGAAGAGTTGTTTGCAACAGATAACGATGTGCAGAGGTTGATCAAGGAGAAGAACGCATACGCAAGATACACAAGTGAGATGAGGAATCCAATATTGAAGAAAATAGCACACGATAATCAGCTTAAATCAAGagagaaaataaaaaaattagcAAAAAGAGCAGAAAGAAAATCAATAAAGTATATGAAGAAACTACtgaaaaaagttaaattaaaagaagcTAAATTGCTTGAAAGTAGTAAAAACGCAGTAGAAGTGAGTAAgtggaaggaaaaggagaaggaaaacaaaaatgctgatgaaaaaaatCATGCCTACGAAAAGTCGGTCAGTAGTGATAATGAGAAAGTAAAGGTCTACAGAAGATCGAAAATAACAGAAAGGGAACTGAGGTCACTGCCGCTGAAGGCACCAGGGATAAGAGCACTGGAACCAGATTCGGCAGATGTGTCAGTGGAGGAAGTGGAGTCCCTGATAAAGCTAGGATACGATGGAATCGTGGACATGAATTCACTGTTTACGGAAAAAGGTGAAGCTAATAAGAGTAGTAGAAGCAGGAAAGAAGATGAGAACAATGCTGAATCGAAGGAGCTAGAAGCAGAGGAAAAAAGTGGAACCTCAGAGAAGATGATGcacaaaaacaaagtaTCATTTGAGTCACTGGGAATGTACGATGAGAAGCTGATCAGGACCCTGAAGATAAAGGGGATAAGTAGACCAACTGAAACACAGAGTAGATTCATGCCagaattgaataaaatgttgcaaaaagaaaaaggagaTAAGGGAGTGAATGTAAAGAGTAGCATCATTCACGCCTCAACAGGGTCAGGAAAGACGCTGACATACATGTTGCCGATACTTCAATCATGTTATAACGAAAGCATACCAATGTTAACCCAAGGATCGACCTACAGCTTAAGTAACAACGCAGGAGGCGACGCGTCAGGATACGAGTCGACGCTGACGTACACAAGaaagctgctgaaccaGGATATATTAGTAATATGCCCCTCACTAGAGCTGTGCGTGCAGTCATGTAACGTAGCAAAGCAAATAAGTGAAGGATACGAATCGATGGAAA TGAAGACGGAAATAAAGCCAACACTGTTGATAGGAAATGCAAACATAGCGTAccagaaaaaaaatattaagaaGATAAATGGAGTGAAACTTGAAGACTATAAGGAGGCTAAGGAAGTgatagaaaaaaatatagaGGAATATGCGCTGTCAAGAGGCTCAGCGGAGCCAGAAGGAGAAGTAAAAAGAACAGTGGGAATGTACTTCGCAACGCCAGGACGCCTGTACTCAATACTGTATAAGCACAAGTTGTTGAATATTAGTAACTTCAAGTACATAGTAATGGACGAGTACGATAGCTACCTCGAAAATAGGAACACGAACAGAAATGAAGATGGAGATGTGAGTGGATCAGAAAGCGTAGACGGCAACataaagaataaacaaACGAGGGAGCTGATAGAAAATATGTTCGACAAATTGAGGAATCAGAATAAATTGGAAGATAATGAGTACGAAGAATATGgtgaaaaagaagaagaacatgaGGAAGCTTTCAGAAGCCTGAGGAGGAAGTACGTAGTATGTGTGTCGGCATCAGATAACATAGAAATGATGCCGGAAGAACTAAAAAAGCAATTTAAGAGTTTAAAAggaaagaaaaggaagttGGAAGGAGAATTGACAGTGGAATCCagagaaaatgaaaagggAGAAGggaaaaaaggaagaagtgTTGAAAAGTCGTACGAGTTTCCGAAAAATATCCTACACACCATGGCAATATACAGTGTGCCGGACGCAAAATTGTCGTTGCTgagaaaaatattaaaatcgGTGCCATATAATAAGTCAGTGTTGATATTTTGTGATTCTAAT GGCACGGCGAGCTTTTTGAACAAATATCTGTCAGGAATATTCAAGGATGCGTCAAtagagctgctgaacagcGTGCAAAACAGGCTGAGCAGAAAGAAAGCGTTCACAAACATAATACAGACGAACATAGATAACACGAAtctgtacaatataaataagaagaCGACGAGGCTGGTGAAGGATATACTGATATCGACACGACTTAACTCGAGAGGAATCGATTTTAGCGGATACACGCACGTAATCAACTATGACTTGCCGCACGGTAAGATAGGTGGAACTAAAAATAGTATTTGCAGACACGGACTCATACATACACAAGAGCGGAAGGATAGGAAGAGCAGGAAACCCAGGAATTTGCATAAGCCTAGTGGAGTCGAAGAATTTCCCAGCCTTCAAAAGAGTAATCGTCGACCACCTGCCGCTTCAGTTCCACAGAATAGAAGCGAACAACGGGTTGTTGGTGACGAAAAGGTAGAAGAAATGGACATACTGCCGACGAACGTGTCGTCGTTCAGAACGAGTGGGTACTGGAATCAGTTTTACAGTAAcccgaagctgaaggaatTTGAATGGTACCCAGTAGACGCAAGTAAAACGAACGT GTACATTGATATAAGGGATATACTGGAGAAATTTTACAAGTGTATAGCGGAAAGAGACGTCGGAAGCGGAATCGAAGAGTTGAAGGAGTCAGTGGTGGTGAACATAGGATGCGGGAATTCGAACCTGTCAGATGTGCTGCTGGATGAGGGATTCAAGAACATATACAACCTGGACTTCTCGCAGCAAGTGCTGGATGagatgaaggagaagagcGGAGACGGAGCATACTTCGTTAACGTAGACGTGTCGAAGAAGGAGTACGAGGAATTCGGAGTCCAGTTGAACGAAAAGCACGGAGAAACGCCGAAGATAATAGTGGACAAGGCGTTCATGGACGCATTTGTATCAGTAGACGAGAATGAGTCGAGGGAGCTGATAAAAACGAGAGCAAAGATATATTTGGAAAACACGTTTAAAATGATGAGAGAGAGAGACgtgtttataataatatcaGTATCGCAAGACTACGTGGTGGCAGAGCTGATGAGAAACTTGCTCATGAAGAAAATGTACGTGGACGTGTACCCGCTGTACAAGAAGGCTGAGAGGAAGGCGCACATGATACAGTTCATCTACGCAATATACAAGTACGAGGAGAAGGGAAGGAGGGTAAGGAAGCAGTGCGTGATGAAGGACATGCCGAACATGCCAAGCGAGGAGTTTGAAATGGGACAGCTGCTAAGTAGGAAATACgagtaa
- a CDS encoding succinate dehydrogenase has protein sequence MASSRVGIVFKSAINRAPKNVEFSVFRYTPNSKQKPTMKSYTVDTNDCGPMILDALIKIKNEMDSTLTFRRSCREGICGSCAMNVNGENGLVCLMDIEKHTAKGKIEVQPLPGMYVLRDLVPDLTNFYEQYRSVEPWLKRKSPKEGEKEYHQSREDRQKLDGLYEVSGACDSDVQCILCACCSTSCPSYWWNPEHYLGPAALMQAYRWVADSRDEYTTERLVGVNDTMKLYRCHGIMNCTKVCPKGLDPAGAIEKLKRHIAENVSEDWEQVALDEYKQRTRNALNL, from the exons ATGGCCTCAAGCAGAGTAGGAATAGTGTTCAAATCGGCAATAAACAGAGCTCCGAAAAACGTGGAGTTCTCAGTCTTCAGATATACGCCGAACTCGAAGCAGAAGCCGACGATGAAGTCGTACACGGTGGATACGAACGACTGCGGACCAATGATACTGGACGCACTGATAAAGATAAAGAACGAAATG GATAGCACGCTGACCTTCcgaagaagctgcagaGAAGGGATTTGCGGAAGCTGCGCAATGAACGTAAACGGAGAAAACGGACTGGTGTGCCTAATGGACATAGAAAAGCACACGGCCAAGGGGAAAATTGAGGTGCAGCCGCTGCCGGGAATGTACGTGCTGAGGGACCTCGTGCCGGACCTGACCAACTTCTACGAGCAGTACAGAAGCGTGGAGCCGTGGCTGAAGAGGAAATCGCCTAAG GAGGGAGAGAAGGAGTACCACCAGTCGAGGGAGGACAGGCAGAAGCTGGACGGACTCTACGAGGTAAGCGGAGCTTGTGACAGCGATGTGCAGTGTATACTGTGCGCGTGCTGCTCGACGTCGTGCCCGTCGTACTGGTGGAACCCGGAGCACTACCTGGGCCCCGCGGCGCTGATGCAG GCCTACAGGTGGGTGGCCGACAGCAGGGACGAGTACACGACTGAGCGCCTCGTGGGCGTGAACGACACGATGAAGCTGTACAGGTGCCACGGGATCATGAACTGCACGAAGGTGTGTCCGAAGGGCCTCGACCCGGCGGGCGCAATagagaagctgaagaggcACATAGCGGAAAACGTTTCTGAAG ACTGGGAACAAGTGGCTCTGGACGAATACAAACAGAGAACGAGAAACGCTCTCAACTTGTAA
- a CDS encoding uncharacterized protein (calcium-binding EF-hand domain containing protein) codes for MLKSDLSLREILMIFDRNLDGLVSYSELDEAIRKLNIGLSNPQVKILMRTIFASCLDGTSDGKADIVEFLSKLKVIYSESIKYHPTEEWMERALPSIGRLILSNRVEAAARYYNPNNKTDNLEKEKSEINRRRSSAIRAFALFQKFQEYDKAGEGLLSYDDFVKALKTLDLSKVEDEIGVKLTDHHLKELARMIDVTKAEKINYLEFLQAFYVVDESKYSVVNEVILIVSSLTFQMWDHICATMYKHKNSLKKALGHYDTEHVGKVYVHEFKDVLYALYDILGKTEAPLTFEQTEVLVECIDTNEEGMILYDEFLESFRPMYTLTK; via the exons ATGCTCAAGTCTGACCTGAGTCTGAGGGAGATCCTGATGATATTTGATCGCAATCTGGATGGACTGGTGTCATACTCGGAACTCGACGAGGCGATCAGGAAGTTGAACATAGGCTTGTCCAACCCTCAGGTTAAGATCCTGATGAGGACCATTTTCGCGAGCTGTCTGGACGGCACCAGCGACGGCAAGGCTGACATCGTGGAGTTCCTGAGCAAGCTGAAGGTCATTTATTCCGAGTCCATCAAGTACCATCCCACCGAGGAGTGGATGGAGAGGGCGCTACCTTCAATAGGAAGGCTGATTCTCTCCAACAGGGTCGAGGCTGCAGCTCGCTACTACAACCCAAACAACAAGACTGACAACCTCGAGAAGGAAAAGAGCGAGATCAACAGGAGGCGGTCCTCGGCCATAAGGGCGTTTGCTCTATTCCAGAAGTTCCAGGAGTACGACAAGGCTGGCGAGGGCCTGCTTTCATACGACGACTTCGTGAAGGCGCTGAAAACTCTGGATCTCAGCAAGGTCGAGGACGAAATCGGCGTTAAGTTAACTGATCACCACCTCAAGGAGCTCGCTAGAATGATCGACGTCACCAAGGCTGAAAAGATCAACTATCTGGAGTTCTTACAGGCCTTCTACGTGGTAGATGAGAGCAAGTACTCGGTCGTAAACGAGGTAATTTTAATCGTTTCATCACTTACTTTCCAGATGTGGGACCACATATGTGCAACCATGTACAAGCACAAGAACAGCCTCAAAAAGGCTCTAGGTCACTACGACACCGAGCACGTTGGCAAGGTCTACGTGCACGAGTTCAAGGACGTTCTCTATGCGCTGTACGATATACTGGGGAAGACCGA GGCGCCTCTGACCTTCGAGCAGACTGAAGTTCTCGTGGAATGTATCGACACGAACGAGGAGGGCATGATCCTCTATGATGAGTTCTTGGAATCCTTCAGACCCATGTACACACTCACCAAGTAA
- a CDS encoding uncharacterized protein (tetratricopeptide region domain containing protein) has translation MANQSEKKRVEREKKVGRYYTVTFLFSVALWLLKFLRDFYSKNLQHTKFGYFWRLSLVFLGYCTSLYSIFNNLKLGLEFSLSNDLFIVTTVATLLSLFFDFAYKLFLVVPLYGAYKGSVALYKWATTPAPEIPKNVQTKESKTRVKYRTAKDPDSPKESGGSDKGASPKSNPDEPVLDNSPVSSDNEWSPGSFTVTSTALYHENDQGKELFVKGDYDAAIQRWSKSIQNLTTVLERARKNPGHDLTEAALHEFTKMYVILCSNLALAHIKKGAYEKCKEFCQYVLMYDDKSLKAHLRIVQADVKLRNLEQALRNCNKGLEFHPENQELLALRATINAELKSYEGVEKLFYQNAFKKIEVDPRSEQVHPPSEEDQPPVSEGDQPPAAEPDHPPPPGDFNVSPRAHPLSLLYNKVHLVVKRVFMTLSRVFRNTRSSIQHTYTFVSRPRAWFLKKVKMS, from the exons aTGGCTAATCAGTCTGAAAAGAAGCGAGTTGAACGGGAAAAAAAGGTAGGAAGGTACTACACGGTCACGTTTTTATTCTCAGTT GCTCTCTGGCTTTTGAAGTTTTTGAGAGATTTTTACTCCAAAAATCTCCAACACACTAAATTCGGCTATTTTTGGCGTCTTTCGCTGGTCTTCTTAGGTTATTGTACCAGTCTTTATAGCATCTTCAATAATCTTAAGCTCGGTCTTGAATTTAGTCTGTCAAACGacctttttattgttactacGGTCGCCACGCTTCTGTCGCTATTCTTTGACTTCGCTTACAAGCTTTTTCTCGTCGTTCCGCTTTATGGAGCTTACAAAGGTTCCGTAGCATTGTACAAGTGGGCCACGACGCCAGCTCCTGAAATTCCTAAGAACGTTCAAACGAAAGAATCCAAGACTCGAGTCAAATATAGAACC GCCAAGGACCCGGATTCTCCAAAGGAGTCTGGCGGATCCGACAAGGGCGCGTCGCCCAAGTCGAATCCTGACGAGCCAGTCTTGGACAACTCGCCGGTTTCCAGCGACAACGAGTGGTCCCCGGGCTCATTTACCGTCACTTCCACCGCCCTGTACCACGAGAACGACCAGGGCAAGGAGCTTTTCGTTAAGGGAGATTACGACGCTGCCATTCAGCGCTGGTCGAAGTCCATCCAAAACCTGACCACCGTACTCGAAAGGGCCAGGAAAAACCCCGGCCACGACTTGACTGAGGCCGCGCTTCACGAGTTCACGAAGATGTACGTCATCCTCTGCTCGAACCTGGCGCTCGCGCACATAAAGAAGGGGGCCTACGAGAAATGCAAGGAGTTCTGCCAGTACGTGCTCATGTACGACGACAAGAGCCTCAAGGCGCACCTGCGCATCGTCCAGGCCGACGTGAAGCTCCGCAACCTCGAGCAGGCTCTCAGGAACTGCAACAAGGGCCTCGAGTTCCACCCTGAGAACCAGGAGCTTCTTGCCCTCAGGGCCACGATTAACGCCGAGCTCAAGAGCTACGAGGGCGTCGAGAAGCTGTTTTATCAGAACGCCTTCAAGAAGATCGAGGTGGATCCCCGCAGCGAGCAGGTTCATCCTCCCTCCGAGGAGGACCAGCCACCGGTCTCCGAGGGCGATCAGCCTCCAGCCGCCGAGCCCGATCATCCTCCGCCTCCCGGGGACTTTAACGTCTCTCCTCGTGCACACCCCCTGTCACTGTTGTACAACAAGGTCCACCTTGTCGTAAAGCGGGTATTTATGACCCTTTCCCGTGTTTTCAGGAACACCAGGAGCTCAATTCAacacacttacacatttgtctCCAGGCCTCGGGCCTGGTTTTTaaagaaagtaaaaatgtCGTAA
- a CDS encoding uncharacterized protein (protein kinase-like domain containing protein) — protein sequence MENEHSKYFETTHREEEFNLDMNDSSNPDLPEPKDTESAENIDFPELSVDTISSEDFKNPALDKTNACYTIESPIRLNTNEKKPSGFSSLKRETFDNNFKDLHKLKRKHELLALSKRYLYSKLYTPKLEALQRLVEPGKYLVQSMQENKQNTVLSTTFRNPSINSSTRLDEGNGESLTKPEDLDTSCTYDYKSDVGYINANRRFAPHLSSNFEFLDLDKIENEFGDFSFCDTDTSNKLVEDSFKTESYGEGTETREEYNNVEKYEKLIYRYKSKLEESKAEAPSVVTLKSTAEYVNGRKKKRVQIPDNAYKLADASEGKGDKSHKIILKLVELESGETDQQSKNLLELIEDRLERIAKSTELYGDKVLNQESIIDQLEALKPPSMPRQHFLFLCMKPLGMSYSEYFKAFEESNFGDFLDKLNSFNLLNINAMGCVLDAEYEILKEFNRLGRIHQKLINEDLIYTKILSRMQDNFMAQAEDLLKTTRQDLRLEVGYSHLRWGRIKNVLTWKPGDPILREKGFAQDMASSTKMKTLQRMEQAFGHSSQSPYSPSKQLAANEAHYIYYIKTLQDLEEKEQEVSQLQVSRDRMQTLSEFSVFGPYLKPENSLPWKCIGLSCTSVVWKMYNTVECIPIVYKFRTLKDVGADGLEKLETCYKRALAKIRELNLKLPKRVSLIKHKCSQSQIYFSTSVQVHSKCVVEQMQFIKHVPFSILLEKSTQFNSAERYAQTQVVVREVVRMVSHLKGLNFILPLKSSRIYFNNGGVILSAGVPMIGKHGGYALPEQFSRISRYLPPEANGNPSFTRDPLQVSKAHTWMIGKILYESIWVSTVNKNELDYSRIEVCEHEDIREFMKICLERDANRRPPVEEILSFPYLKNVKLNYGTFVPMDVPKVRCAVEFLGDIETIVQNKMRKTEKGVADYEQYDDSELKFCESNGRCPRGRRITLFRRKPGTAEQQR from the exons atGGAAAATGAGCACTCAAAATACTTTGAGACCACACATCGGGAAGAAGAATTTAATTTGGATATGAATGATTCCAGCAATCCTGATCTGCCTGAGCCCAAAGATACGGAATCTGCAGAAAATATTGATTTTCCAGAGCTATCCGTCGACACGATTTCCTCAGAGGATTTTAAAAACCCAGCGCTTGATAAAACGAACGCTTGCTACACAATAGAGTCCCCAATAAGACTGAACACCAATGAAAAGAAACCTTCCGGATTCTCATCGCTCAAAAGGGAAACTTTTGACAATAACTTCAAGGACCTTCACAAATTGAAGCGCAAGCATGAACTGTTGGCCCTGTCAAAGAGGTACCTGTACAGCAAGCTCTACACACCGAAGCTCGAGGCGCTGCAAAGGCTGGTCGAGCCCGGAAAGTACCTGGTGCAGAGCATGcaggaaaataaacaaaacaCCGTCTTGAGCACGACTTTTAGGAATCCAAGCATTAACTCGTCGACGAGGCTGGATGAGGGGAACGGAGAGTCGCTGACGAAGCCGGAGGACCTGGACACGTCGTGCACGTACGACTATAAGTCGGATGTCGGATACATCAACGCGAACAGGAGATTCGCGCCACACCTGAGCTCGAACTTTGAGTTCCTGGACCTGGACAAGATCGAAAACGAGTTCGGAGACTTTTCGTTCTGCGACACGGACACGTCAAACAAGCTGGTGGAGGACTCGTTTAAAACTGAATCTTACGGAGAGGGGACGGAAACGAGAGAGGAATACAACAACGTGGAAAAGTACGAAAAGCTAATATACAGATACAAGAGTAAGCTGGAGGAGTCGAAAGCAGAGGCTCCCAGCGTGGTGACGCTTAAGTCGACAGCAGAGTACGTAAACGGCcggaagaaaaaaagagtGCAAATACCAGACAACGCATATAAATTGGCAGACGCATCAGAAGGGAAGGGAGACAAGTCGCACAAGATCAtcctgaagctggtggagctgGAGTCGGGAGAAACGGATCAACAGTCGAAGAACCTGTTGGAGTTGATTGAGGACAGGCTGGAGCGGATAGCGAAGTCGACGGAGTTATACGGAGACAAAGTACTAAACCAGGAGAGCATCATAGACCAGttggaggcgctgaagcCACCCTCGATGCCGAGGCAGCACTTTTTGTTTCTGTGCATGAAGCCGCTGGGAATGAGCTACTCCGAGTACTTCAAAGCATTCGAGGAAAGTAACTTCGGAGACTTCCTGGACAAGCTGAACAGCTTCAACCTCTTGAACATCAACGCGATGGGCTGCGTGCTGGACGCGGAGTACGAAATACTGAAGGAGTTCAACAGGCTGGGAAGAATACACCAGAAGCTGATCAACGAAGATCTGATATACACGAAGATCCTGAGCAGGATGCAGGACAACTTCATGGCGCAGGCggaggacctgctgaagacgaCGAGGCAGGACCTGAGGCTGGAGGTGGGCTACTCGCACCTGCGCTGGGGAAGGATCAAAAACGTGCTCACGTGGAAGCCGGGAGATCCCATACTGAGGGAAAAGGGCTTCGCGCAGGACATGGCCTCGAGcacgaagatgaagacGCTGCAGAGGATGGAGCAGGCCTTCGGGCACAGCTCGCAGTCGCCGTACTCGCCGAGTAAGCAGCTGGCGGCAAACGAGGCGCACTACATCTACTACATTAAGACGCTCcaggacctggaggagaaggagcaggaaGTGTCGCAGCTGCAGGTCTCAAGAGATAGGATGCAGACGCTGTCGGAGTTTTCG GTCTTTGGGCCATACCTGAAGCCGGAGAATTCGCTCCCCTGGAAGTGCATAGGACTCTCGTGTACGTCGGTGGTCTGGAAG atGTACAACACGGTGGAGTGCATACCAATAGTGTACAAGTTTAGAACGCTGAAGGACGTTGGCGCAGATGGGTTGGAAAAGTTGGAGACGTGCTATAAAAGAGCGCTGGCAAAGATACGCGAGTTGAACTTGAAGCTGCCGAAACGAGTTAGTTTGATAAAACACAAGTGTTCTCAGAGccaaatttacttttcaaCCTCAGTGCAAGTGCATAGCAAGTGCGTAGTTGAGCAGATGCAGTTTATAAAGC ACGTGCCCTTCTCAATATTGCTGGAAAAGTCGACACAATTTAACTCAGCAGAAAGGTACGCGCAGACGCAGGTGGTTGTGAGGGAGGTGGTGAGGATGGTGAGCCACCTGAAGGGCCTGAACTTCATACTCCCGCTCAAGTCGAGCAGAATCTACTTTAACAACGGAGGAGTCATCCTGTCGGCAGGAGTCCCAATG ATTGGTAAGCACGGTGGCTACGCGCTGCCTGAGCAGTTCTCACGAATTTCCAGGTACCTGCCGCCCGAGGCAAACGGAAACCCGTCTTTCACGCGAGATCCACTGCAGGTCTCGAAAGCGCACACGTGGATGATCGGGAAGATACTCTACGAGTCGATTTGGGTGTCCACAgtcaataaaaatgaactcGACTACTCGAGGATTGAGGTGTGCGAACACGAGGACATACGGGAGTTCATGAAGATTTGCCTGGAAAGGGACGCGAACAGGAGGCCGCCAGTGGAAGAGATACTGAGCTTCCcgtacctgaagaacgtCAAGCTGAACTACG GAACGTTCGTGCCGATGGACGTGCCCAAGGTCAGGTGCGCAGTGGAGTTCCTGGGCGACATCGAGACGATCGTTCAGAACAAGATGAGGAAGACGGAGAAGGGAGTCGCGGACTACGAGCAGTACGACGACAGCGAACTCAAGTTCTGCGAAAGCAACGGTAGGTGCCCGCGTGGCAGACGAATAACCCTTTTCAGACGAAAACCTGGGACTGCTGAACAACAACGATAA